In the bacterium genome, one interval contains:
- the rpsK gene encoding 30S ribosomal protein S11, translating into MAKATKKKKDLKVPMGVVHIQASFNNAIITITDLQGNVVSWASAGTLGFKGSRKGTPFAAQQAAVNCGQEAVKHGMKRVHVRVKGPGAGRESAIRALQSVGLEIKSIKDVTPIPHNGCRPPKRRRV; encoded by the coding sequence ATGGCTAAAGCAACAAAGAAGAAAAAGGACCTGAAAGTTCCGATGGGTGTTGTTCACATCCAGGCAAGTTTTAACAACGCGATTATTACAATTACCGATCTGCAGGGGAACGTTGTCAGCTGGGCGAGCGCCGGCACGTTAGGTTTCAAGGGTTCCAGAAAAGGAACTCCCTTCGCGGCCCAGCAAGCCGCCGTGAATTGCGGACAGGAAGCCGTCAAACATGGCATGAAACGCGTACATGTTCGCGTAAAAGGTCCCGGCGCCGGACGTGAATCCGCCATCCGGGCTCTGCAGTCCGTAGGACTCGAAATCAAATCCATTAAAGATGTAACGCCGATTCCCCACAACGGGTGCCGGCCACCAAAGAGAAGAAGAGTATAA
- the rpsM gene encoding 30S ribosomal protein S13, translating to MARIAGIDLPPNKRIEIGLTYIFGIGRTRAKSLLAKAQVAEGVKVRDLTEEQVSNIRKIIDQEGRVEGDLKKEISMNIKRLMDIGCYRGIRHRRGLPVRGQRTHTNARTRKGPRGKTMTIRKPSAAAPKPAAPAAAPAAPKS from the coding sequence ATGGCACGTATAGCCGGTATTGATTTACCACCGAACAAAAGAATAGAAATCGGCCTGACCTACATTTTCGGCATCGGACGAACCAGAGCAAAATCGCTTTTAGCAAAAGCTCAGGTAGCGGAAGGTGTGAAAGTCCGGGATCTCACGGAAGAACAGGTCAGCAACATTCGAAAAATCATCGATCAAGAGGGTCGAGTCGAAGGAGACTTGAAAAAAGAAATATCGATGAACATCAAACGATTGATGGATATCGGATGCTATCGTGGTATTCGCCATCGTCGTGGATTGCCGGTTCGTGGTCAGAGAACTCATACGAATGCTCGCACACGCAAAGGACCGCGTGGCAAAACGATGACTATTCGCAAACCATCAGCGGCGGCGCCAAAGCCGGCAGCCCCAGCGGCAGCACCCGCAGCGCCAAAATCATAA
- the rpmJ gene encoding 50S ribosomal protein L36, which translates to MKIRASVKRICDKCKIIIRRGRIRVICENPKHKQRQG; encoded by the coding sequence ATGAAGATCAGAGCATCCGTAAAACGTATTTGTGATAAGTGCAAAATCATCATTCGTCGTGGCAGGATTCGCGTGATTTGCGAGAATCCGAAGCATAAACAACGTCAGGGATAA
- the infA gene encoding translation initiation factor IF-1 — protein sequence MPKEEAIEVTGTVTETLPNAMFRVRLDGKEHIVLAHISGKMRKNFIRILPGDKVKVELTPYDLTRGRITYRFK from the coding sequence ATGCCGAAAGAAGAAGCAATCGAAGTTACCGGAACGGTGACGGAAACGTTACCGAATGCAATGTTTCGAGTGCGCCTGGATGGCAAGGAACATATTGTCCTTGCTCATATTTCAGGGAAGATGAGAAAGAACTTTATCCGGATTCTGCCGGGAGACAAGGTGAAAGTGGAGCTGACACCTTATGACTTGACCCGCGGGCGGATTACTTATCGATTTAAGTGA